The following are encoded in a window of Flavobacteriales bacterium genomic DNA:
- a CDS encoding DUF2029 domain-containing protein encodes MESRHAVGPPVWWVLWAAAAVVVRLLSEGILEAGDGIQHYQIARFSWKHPELYLDHWGKPLFTLLASPFAQLGHWGMALFNALCFAATCWAADGILRRAGALASWLYPPALLLAPVYGTMVLAGMTEILFGLLAVLVVRALADRRPVLASAIASLMPFTRPEYVAFVPAVLLWLAWHRQWRALPWLLLGHLVYGALGAFHFNDALWYFHRDPYVGAADIYGSGDLDHFWQRREQILGGPLLWVLALAMPVSALLWWRKAEERPMLRLLIVVALLPALCIALLHSILWWKGLKGSLGLVRVLATAVPLFALFAVWTVSRAVALWTGPGWRIHLASWAFILPYTFYGVRAFQAEQAIPVATHAELEFLDRCGDHLATMPLPKGRTIVFHPYVAYRSGLDPFDMERVSQCWPGFQRFGPGDRLVWDAHFGPSEVDRSLEDMLSDSTLRLMATLVPKEHMVRLNGRAMEVNIFEHGRGRRWKTLDTLLMGLVQRGVEGVRADTMSCAPEELCFPGVEYPLEITGLDLEEVGMSFADLVIRGEVSWPDGAGGAQLVFSEDHPAGSVGYRSSAIGDGAFEHRYRIPPRSAGTFNKLYIWNIGKKPFLLRGLTIEVVRTFQEE; translated from the coding sequence ATGGAAAGCCGCCACGCTGTTGGACCCCCCGTCTGGTGGGTGCTGTGGGCCGCTGCGGCCGTGGTCGTCCGGCTGCTTTCAGAGGGCATCCTGGAAGCCGGCGACGGGATCCAGCACTACCAGATCGCGCGCTTCTCGTGGAAGCATCCGGAGTTGTACCTCGACCACTGGGGCAAGCCGCTCTTCACCCTGCTCGCCTCCCCCTTCGCGCAGCTGGGCCATTGGGGCATGGCGCTTTTCAATGCGCTGTGTTTCGCTGCCACCTGCTGGGCAGCCGACGGGATCCTCCGTCGCGCGGGTGCACTGGCGAGCTGGCTCTATCCGCCCGCCTTGTTGCTGGCGCCGGTCTACGGCACCATGGTACTCGCGGGCATGACCGAGATCCTCTTCGGCCTGCTCGCCGTGCTGGTGGTGCGCGCACTGGCCGATCGGCGCCCTGTGCTCGCCTCAGCTATCGCCTCCTTAATGCCCTTTACGCGTCCTGAGTATGTCGCCTTCGTGCCTGCGGTGCTGCTTTGGCTGGCCTGGCACCGCCAATGGCGCGCCCTGCCCTGGCTGCTTCTCGGCCACTTGGTCTATGGCGCCCTGGGCGCGTTCCACTTCAATGATGCGCTGTGGTATTTCCACCGGGACCCATACGTCGGCGCGGCGGACATCTATGGCAGTGGCGATCTGGACCACTTCTGGCAACGCCGCGAACAGATCCTCGGCGGCCCGCTGTTGTGGGTCCTTGCGCTCGCAATGCCTGTCTCAGCCCTGTTGTGGTGGCGCAAGGCGGAAGAGCGGCCGATGTTGCGCTTGCTCATCGTGGTGGCCCTGTTGCCTGCGCTGTGCATCGCCTTGCTGCATTCCATTCTTTGGTGGAAGGGCCTGAAGGGTTCCTTGGGCCTGGTGCGCGTGCTGGCCACCGCGGTGCCATTGTTCGCGCTCTTCGCGGTGTGGACCGTGTCTCGCGCAGTGGCTTTGTGGACAGGGCCGGGATGGCGGATCCACCTGGCTTCATGGGCATTCATCCTGCCATACACCTTCTATGGCGTCCGCGCCTTTCAAGCCGAGCAGGCGATCCCCGTGGCGACGCATGCCGAATTGGAGTTTCTGGACCGCTGCGGCGATCATTTGGCCACCATGCCTTTGCCCAAGGGCAGGACCATCGTCTTCCACCCATACGTCGCCTATCGCAGCGGTCTCGACCCCTTCGACATGGAGCGCGTATCGCAGTGTTGGCCGGGATTCCAAAGGTTCGGCCCTGGAGATCGGCTTGTTTGGGATGCGCACTTCGGACCCAGTGAGGTCGATCGTTCCTTGGAGGACATGCTGTCCGATAGTACCCTGCGGCTTATGGCCACGCTGGTGCCCAAGGAGCATATGGTGCGGCTCAACGGCCGGGCCATGGAGGTCAACATCTTCGAGCATGGACGTGGAAGACGCTGGAAAACGTTGGACACCTTGTTGATGGGGCTCGTCCAGCGCGGTGTGGAAGGAGTGCGGGCGGATACGATGTCTTGTGCGCCAGAGGAGTTGTGTTTTCCCGGGGTGGAGTATCCCCTCGAGATCACGGGGCTTGACCTGGAGGAGGTGGGCATGAGCTTCGCCGACCTGGTGATCCGTGGCGAAGTGTCCTGGCCCGATGGTGCGGGGGGGGCACAATTGGTCTTTTCAGAGGACCATCCGGCTGGTTCAGTGGGCTACCGGTCGAGTGCCATTGGCGATGGCGCATTTGAGCACCGATACCGTATCCCACCCCGCTCGGCCGGTACCTTCAACAAACTTTATATCTGGAACATCGGCAAGAAGCCCTTCTTGTTGCGCGGTCTTACCATCGAGGTGGTCCGCACCTTCCAGGAGGAGTAG